CTTGAAATATCTGTTTCCTGCTGCCTTTGAGCATTCTTATGATATTCATTTATTTAATGCCTTTTGTTATTGGTATAAGCATTAAGAGAGCTATTATTCCTGCAAGACCGATAACTGTACCCAGCACGATATTTTCCCATACCATACAAAAGCACATACCAACTCCTAATGTTAATGAGCCTATAATTGCAAGAAAGATGATACCAACTGTTCTGCCACTTATCTTGATAGGTGCTTTACGCTCCATTTTCCTCCACACGAATACAGTTATAAGTCCTAAAACTATGCCGACTGCACCGAATATAATTCCCGGCTTGAATGCATTCCAGTCAGGAAGAAGAGCCATACACATTCCAAGTGCGAACAGTACTCCGCTTACAGTTCCTAATACAAGGGCTACAAAATTACTTTTTTTCATAAGAAAAACCTCCAAAAATTTAATTTATTAAAACAACAGTTGTGTTTTTAATGTAATTATAGTATAATATAATTTAATATAAAAAAACAATCATCAATTTTTTAACATTTGTTGGTTTAATGGAGGATATTATGAATACACCAAATAATAAAAGAAGAAAAGAAAGTATTGACAAAATAGAAAAGGCGTTCATAGTGCTATTGCAAACAAAAGAGCTTGATAACATTTCTGTTTCCGAGATTTGCAAAATTACAAGTCTAAACAGAAGTACATTCTATTCAAACTATATAGACATATACGATCTTGCTGATAAAGTGTGCAAACATCTTGAAGAAGAATTTTTATCATTGTATGCAAATGAAATTAAAACAGAAACACGAAGCAACGATTTTTCGCGTCTGTTTCATCATATAAAAGAAAATCAGCTATTTTATAAAACCTATTTCAAAATAGGAAATATCAATATGAATATTACAGGTTTAGATACCGAGATGGCTCAAAAATATTTTGATATGAAATATATTGACTATCACATAGAATTTTTTAAAAGCGGACTTAATGCAGTATTAAAAAAATGGCTGAACAGCGGTTGCAAAGAAAGTCCGGAAGAAATCACAGAGGTTATTAAAAGTGAATATAGCAGAAAATTCTAATTTTTCCATATTGATAAAACTGCCCCGGAACCATTTGTGGTTACAGGGCAATTTATTATACAAAAAAGAAAACCCTTGAAAACAGGGGTTTTCTGAATGTTTGATTATCTCTTTGAGAATTTTCATCATCTCAAAAAGCCCTATTTTACGGGGTCTTCTCTGTTTTTTGTTGCTTGTATGTTATTTATGCAGGACTATTCACAACATCATATTACTGCTGTTTTTATCAAAGCCACAATAAAATCAATGCTTTTATCAAAATAAGTTTTATATAATTTTCTTACACTCTTTTTGCCCTGTTATGTGGAACAATAGAACTTGATTAAATTCGTTTATAAACTGAAATTTAGTGCATAGCATAATTTATTTTTACCATATGGACATGGTCTTCCCAAATCCCATTGATATTAAGATAATACTTTGAAATCCCTTCGTTTGTAAAATGATTTTTTTCAAGCACTCTCAATGAGGCTTGATTTTTCGGCATTACATTTGCTTCTATTCGATGTAAACCTAATTCTTCAAACGCATATTTTGTTAACATTTCTACAGCCATAGACATATATCCTTTATTGAAAAAATTTTTGTCTAATTTATAACCCAAGAAAGCAGAGCAAAAGGCTCCCCATACCACATTGTTTAATCCAATTATACCTATAATTTTTGTGGGAT
This region of Congzhengia minquanensis genomic DNA includes:
- a CDS encoding TetR/AcrR family transcriptional regulator — encoded protein: MNTPNNKRRKESIDKIEKAFIVLLQTKELDNISVSEICKITSLNRSTFYSNYIDIYDLADKVCKHLEEEFLSLYANEIKTETRSNDFSRLFHHIKENQLFYKTYFKIGNINMNITGLDTEMAQKYFDMKYIDYHIEFFKSGLNAVLKKWLNSGCKESPEEITEVIKSEYSRKF
- a CDS encoding GNAT family N-acetyltransferase is translated as MKNKYIQLVPADLSLAEQVVNYYKRNRDFLKVFEPVRNEEFFSLEHQREVLKREMFEYEEKTAFRFYIIPIEHPTKIIGIIGLNNVVWGAFCSAFLGYKLDKNFFNKGYMSMAVEMLTKYAFEELGLHRIEANVMPKNQASLRVLEKNHFTNEGISKYYLNINGIWEDHVHMVKINYAMH